The Peribacillus simplex genome contains a region encoding:
- the allE gene encoding (S)-ureidoglycine aminohydrolase, which yields MGYPKDLLASRSIIEHGKYALIAPEGLVNNVVPGFENCIISILGSPKLGASFVDYIVTMQKEGKNSEGFGGQEDVETFVYVIEGKIKAAAGEQEFVLDESGYLYCPPGTKMYLENQLDGDSKLFLYKQKYRPLEGRRPWVYSNHANNIEFRIYDDMHNVHLKDLLPADIDFDMNFHILSFDPAASHPFIETHVQEHGAYLLSGEGMYNLDNQWVPVKKGDYIFMGPYVHQAAYAVGRENLTYVYSKDCNRDASL from the coding sequence ATGGGTTATCCTAAAGATTTATTAGCAAGCAGATCAATAATTGAGCACGGTAAATATGCTTTAATTGCACCTGAAGGATTGGTCAATAATGTTGTTCCAGGATTTGAGAATTGTATCATTTCCATTTTGGGTTCTCCAAAGCTTGGAGCAAGCTTTGTCGATTATATTGTGACAATGCAAAAGGAAGGTAAGAACAGCGAGGGGTTTGGTGGACAAGAAGATGTAGAGACATTTGTCTATGTTATTGAAGGGAAAATAAAAGCTGCTGCAGGTGAACAAGAGTTTGTCCTCGATGAAAGCGGTTATTTATACTGTCCGCCAGGAACAAAGATGTATTTAGAAAACCAATTGGATGGAGATTCTAAACTATTCCTATATAAGCAAAAGTATCGTCCGCTTGAAGGACGGAGGCCATGGGTTTATTCGAACCACGCGAACAATATTGAATTTAGGATTTATGATGATATGCATAATGTCCATCTTAAAGATCTTTTGCCTGCTGATATAGATTTTGATATGAATTTTCATATTCTTTCCTTTGATCCCGCTGCATCTCATCCGTTCATCGAAACACATGTGCAAGAACATGGCGCTTACTTACTCTCGGGAGAAGGGATGTATAATCTGGATAATCAGTGGGTACCCGTAAAGAAAGGAGATTACATTTTTATGGGTCCATATGTACATCAAGCAGCCTATGCGGTAGGTAGAGAAAATTTAACATATGTTTACTCTAAAGATTGTAATCGTGATGCATCCTTGTAA
- a CDS encoding DUF485 domain-containing protein: MESTAKTGHPPSGHDSGNKYRQLIETEEFKFLLQKKKAFIVPVTLFFLAFYFVLPILAAYSEVLKGEAFFNITWAWVYALLQFAVVWLGGIVYIKKAAKYDKLAKNILKKYEKELGE, encoded by the coding sequence ATGGAATCAACAGCTAAAACTGGGCATCCACCATCAGGTCATGACAGCGGAAATAAGTATCGTCAATTAATTGAAACGGAAGAATTCAAGTTTTTGCTTCAAAAGAAAAAAGCTTTCATCGTACCTGTCACTCTCTTCTTTCTTGCTTTTTATTTTGTTCTGCCTATTTTAGCTGCTTATAGCGAAGTATTGAAAGGTGAAGCTTTTTTCAATATTACTTGGGCGTGGGTATATGCACTTCTCCAATTTGCCGTAGTATGGTTAGGAGGAATTGTCTATATCAAAAAGGCAGCGAAGTATGACAAGCTGGCTAAAAATATCTTGAAAAAATATGAGAAGGAGCTTGGTGAATGA
- a CDS encoding allantoinase: MATYDLLIRNGNLVMFDSIVQGDIAIKEGKIKEVSIGKNIDAIATREINAEGQHILPGLIDTHVHFNEPGRTEWEGVQTGSRSLAAGGVTTYFDMPLNSTPPTINKEYLALKRACSEEKSVVNCRFWGGLIPENIGNIKELDENGVIGFKAFMSPSGIVDFNHVDDITIFKGMREIASVGSLLAVHAESTVICDQLAQEKQRQNKTTAKDFVESRPIISEIEAVRRIISYAEATGCKLHIVHASSRKVVDVINQAKQRGLDITVETCPHYLSLTLKDLEEKGGLAKCCPPLRDDEEVEQLWEAVANGEIDVIASDHSPAPPSMKEVINDDFFSAWGGISGAQTTLNIMLTEGHFNRNLPLGKIVELTSTNPAKLFGLYPHKGIIAVDSDADLAIVDLNRSFELKKEDLFYRHQQSPYVGRTFKGQVTTTIVNGAIIFENGSITTVEKIKI, translated from the coding sequence ATGGCTACATATGATTTACTCATTAGAAATGGAAATCTTGTAATGTTTGATTCGATTGTTCAAGGAGATATTGCAATTAAGGAAGGGAAAATTAAAGAAGTGTCCATCGGAAAAAATATTGATGCCATTGCAACAAGAGAAATTAATGCTGAGGGGCAGCACATCCTCCCAGGATTAATTGACACTCATGTTCATTTCAACGAGCCAGGCAGAACTGAGTGGGAAGGTGTTCAAACTGGTAGCAGAAGTTTAGCGGCAGGTGGGGTGACAACCTATTTTGATATGCCATTGAACAGTACACCACCAACGATCAATAAAGAATATTTGGCATTAAAGAGAGCTTGCTCCGAAGAAAAGTCGGTAGTCAATTGCCGCTTTTGGGGTGGGCTTATACCAGAAAATATTGGGAATATTAAGGAACTCGATGAAAATGGAGTAATTGGATTTAAAGCTTTTATGTCACCGAGCGGAATTGTCGATTTCAATCATGTCGATGATATTACGATTTTTAAAGGGATGAGAGAAATTGCCTCTGTAGGTTCACTTTTAGCCGTTCATGCTGAAAGTACAGTCATTTGTGATCAGCTTGCACAAGAAAAACAAAGACAAAATAAAACGACTGCAAAGGACTTCGTCGAATCAAGACCGATAATTTCCGAAATTGAAGCGGTTAGAAGAATAATTTCATATGCTGAAGCTACAGGTTGTAAACTGCATATTGTTCATGCGAGCAGCCGGAAAGTAGTGGACGTCATTAATCAGGCAAAGCAAAGAGGCCTGGATATTACGGTAGAAACATGCCCTCATTATTTATCTTTGACATTAAAAGACTTAGAGGAAAAAGGCGGATTGGCAAAATGCTGCCCTCCACTGCGTGATGATGAAGAAGTAGAACAATTATGGGAAGCTGTAGCAAACGGTGAAATTGACGTTATAGCATCCGACCATTCACCAGCACCTCCATCTATGAAAGAGGTAATAAATGATGACTTTTTCAGTGCCTGGGGAGGGATTTCTGGTGCCCAAACTACGCTCAATATCATGTTGACAGAGGGGCATTTTAACCGTAATCTTCCTCTGGGGAAAATTGTTGAATTAACATCAACGAATCCAGCTAAGTTATTTGGCCTTTATCCCCATAAAGGGATAATAGCCGTTGATAGCGACGCTGATCTGGCGATAGTTGATCTGAACAGAAGCTTCGAGCTGAAAAAGGAAGATTTGTTCTACCGCCATCAGCAGTCGCCTTATGTTGGCAGGACATTCAAAGGGCAAGTAACGACGACGATCGTCAATGGGGCTATTATTTTTGAAAATGGAAGCATTACCACTGTGGAAAAAATTAAAATCTAG
- a CDS encoding pyridoxal-phosphate-dependent aminotransferase family protein: MAYSELNAPMRTIMTPGPVEVDPRVLRAMSTPILGQFDPAFTTIMNEVMEMLRLVFQTKNKWAFPIDGTSRSGNEAILCSIIEPGDKVLVPIFGRFGHLLVEICERYGAEVHTMECPWGEVFEPEAVIAEIKKVSPKITAIVHGETSTGCMQPLKEIGLACRELGVLLVVDAVASIGGTDVKVDEWCIDGLIGGTQKCLSVPSGMAPITYNERIEEIIQSRKKVERGIATDEDNQKVSVRRPIASNYFDLSMLQDYWGPRRLNHHTEATSMIYALREGLRLVLEEGLETRFARHELHESALVEGIKAMGLTLFGDGKNKLPCVTSIEIPKGIDGEAVRAMLLNEFGIEIASSFGPLHGKIWRIGTMGFSCRKENILFVLASLEAVLLRQGFQVNRGEALQAALDVYVGKTEKVAASRGSL, encoded by the coding sequence ATGGCATATTCAGAATTGAATGCACCGATGAGAACGATCATGACACCAGGGCCGGTCGAAGTGGACCCGCGTGTCTTAAGGGCGATGAGCACACCGATATTAGGGCAATTCGATCCTGCATTCACTACTATCATGAATGAAGTGATGGAAATGCTGCGTTTGGTTTTTCAAACAAAAAATAAATGGGCGTTTCCGATAGATGGCACCTCAAGATCGGGAAATGAAGCGATCCTATGTAGCATCATTGAGCCAGGAGATAAGGTTCTGGTTCCTATATTCGGCAGGTTCGGTCATTTGTTGGTGGAAATTTGTGAGCGATACGGAGCTGAAGTCCATACGATGGAATGTCCTTGGGGAGAGGTGTTCGAACCGGAAGCCGTCATCGCGGAAATCAAGAAGGTCTCCCCTAAAATAACAGCAATCGTCCATGGGGAAACTTCCACTGGTTGTATGCAGCCTTTGAAGGAAATCGGGTTGGCTTGCCGTGAATTGGGAGTCCTGCTTGTGGTGGATGCGGTTGCCTCCATCGGGGGCACCGATGTAAAGGTGGATGAATGGTGTATTGATGGATTGATAGGCGGGACACAAAAATGCTTATCCGTTCCTTCGGGTATGGCACCGATTACGTATAATGAGCGAATAGAAGAAATCATCCAGTCCCGCAAAAAGGTGGAACGTGGTATTGCGACGGATGAAGACAACCAAAAGGTTTCGGTCCGCCGGCCAATCGCCAGTAATTATTTCGATTTAAGCATGCTGCAGGATTATTGGGGGCCTCGCCGTTTGAATCACCATACAGAAGCTACTTCCATGATTTATGCGTTACGTGAAGGGTTGCGCCTTGTACTCGAAGAAGGTCTGGAAACGCGCTTTGCCCGTCATGAACTCCACGAATCTGCTCTCGTTGAAGGGATCAAGGCAATGGGACTTACTTTATTCGGGGATGGGAAAAATAAACTTCCATGTGTAACTTCCATCGAAATTCCAAAAGGAATCGATGGTGAAGCTGTTAGAGCCATGCTGTTGAATGAATTTGGTATCGAAATCGCTTCCTCGTTTGGTCCGCTTCACGGGAAAATTTGGAGGATCGGAACCATGGGGTTCAGTTGCAGGAAAGAAAACATCCTGTTTGTATTGGCCTCCTTGGAAGCTGTCCTTTTGCGCCAGGGGTTCCAAGTTAATCGGGGAGAGGCTTTGCAGGCTGCGCTTGATGTGTATGTAGGAAAAACGGAGAAAGTGGCAGCATCACGAGGATCTCTTTGA
- the paaA gene encoding 1,2-phenylacetyl-CoA epoxidase subunit PaaA codes for MNVLLNDMAGEEKLNQFIARIEAGEKIEADDWMPEEYRGTLIKLISMHGISEIMGALPEKEWVPKAPTLNRKLGIMAKVQDEMGHGQLLLRVAEDLLKPYGKKRDDLMQDLFKGDLKFHNVFHMEAKTWGDAGLIGWLVDGAAIISQTNMLGASYGPYARALQRICAEEVFHAQHGEAIIMALAEGTEEQRKLVQDSIDYWWESLLLFFGPPSKNEVGTSKQDITIKYRIRTSTNEELRQAFFSKYVKRILSLGFSIPDETLRFDKTSETWIYKQPDWGKLKVLARNEGPRSQDRLSLRRISYENNKWVREALAPKVI; via the coding sequence ATGAACGTTCTTTTAAATGATATGGCAGGAGAAGAAAAGCTAAATCAATTCATTGCCAGAATCGAAGCAGGAGAAAAGATAGAAGCGGATGATTGGATGCCGGAAGAATACCGGGGCACTTTAATCAAGTTAATATCGATGCATGGAATCAGTGAAATCATGGGGGCGCTTCCAGAAAAGGAGTGGGTGCCTAAAGCACCGACCTTAAATAGAAAACTTGGAATCATGGCAAAGGTGCAGGATGAAATGGGGCATGGGCAATTATTGCTTCGGGTCGCCGAGGATTTGCTAAAGCCGTACGGAAAAAAACGGGATGACCTAATGCAAGATTTGTTTAAAGGAGATTTAAAGTTTCATAATGTTTTCCATATGGAAGCCAAAACTTGGGGCGATGCTGGATTGATTGGCTGGCTGGTTGATGGAGCAGCCATCATTTCCCAGACGAACATGCTTGGTGCCTCATACGGACCATATGCCCGGGCATTACAAAGGATTTGCGCGGAAGAAGTTTTTCACGCCCAACATGGTGAAGCGATAATCATGGCTTTGGCTGAAGGGACGGAAGAACAAAGGAAATTGGTTCAAGACTCCATCGATTATTGGTGGGAATCTTTATTACTTTTCTTTGGACCTCCCAGCAAGAATGAAGTGGGCACATCCAAACAGGATATAACGATTAAGTACAGAATCAGAACCAGTACGAATGAAGAGCTTCGACAAGCCTTTTTTTCTAAATATGTGAAGCGGATCCTTTCACTCGGTTTTAGCATTCCCGATGAAACGCTTAGGTTCGATAAAACATCTGAAACTTGGATTTACAAACAACCCGATTGGGGGAAATTGAAGGTGCTCGCAAGGAATGAAGGCCCCCGTTCGCAGGATCGCCTAAGCCTTCGAAGAATCTCTTATGAAAATAATAAATGGGTACGTGAGGCGTTGGCGCCAAAGGTCATCTAA
- the paaB gene encoding 1,2-phenylacetyl-CoA epoxidase subunit PaaB encodes METRQGNYFEEFEVFSRKTQSSPVQYHFSLLAPNEDIAIMMAQENFMRREAVDDIWVVKRQNIRKMTAEEKKTLQRIDNKDYRTTKGYGYLKKKWRKYEQGMLDEKEIMSWAGGVKNEE; translated from the coding sequence ATGGAAACTAGACAAGGAAATTACTTTGAAGAATTTGAAGTATTCAGCCGTAAAACGCAATCATCGCCCGTTCAATACCACTTCAGCCTGCTGGCCCCAAATGAGGATATCGCCATCATGATGGCACAAGAAAACTTCATGAGACGTGAAGCGGTTGATGATATCTGGGTCGTGAAAAGACAGAATATACGGAAAATGACGGCCGAGGAAAAGAAAACGCTTCAACGTATTGATAATAAAGATTACAGGACCACAAAAGGGTACGGGTATTTAAAGAAAAAATGGCGGAAGTATGAGCAGGGAATGCTCGATGAAAAAGAGATAATGTCTTGGGCTGGAGGTGTGAAAAATGAGGAATGA
- a CDS encoding ferredoxin, whose protein sequence is MAKYTVVDQETCIACGACGAAAPEIFDYNDEGVAFVILDENEGTAEVAEDLFDDLDDAMEGCPTDSIKVETSPFKVLVD, encoded by the coding sequence TTGGCTAAATATACAGTTGTTGATCAAGAAACTTGCATTGCTTGCGGTGCATGCGGTGCTGCTGCCCCGGAAATCTTTGATTACAATGACGAGGGGGTGGCATTTGTCATCCTGGATGAAAATGAAGGAACTGCAGAGGTCGCGGAAGATTTATTTGATGATCTGGATGATGCAATGGAAGGCTGCCCAACAGATTCAATTAAAGTGGAAACTTCGCCCTTTAAGGTATTGGTAGATTAA
- a CDS encoding PaaI family thioesterase, with protein MTTHLDQDVHELHYDQIKQVLLDEPYASFLGMRLTKLGPGTAEAELIPSDHMLNSHGTVHGAIIFSLADYVFAAASNSYGKIAVGVSNNINFLSAGKRGETLTAKAKEIKKNHKLAWYKIDVLNERELIATMEAMVFRKNQYFVDHVE; from the coding sequence ATGACCACACATTTAGATCAGGATGTTCATGAATTGCATTACGACCAAATTAAACAAGTACTGCTCGACGAACCATATGCTTCTTTTCTCGGGATGAGATTGACGAAACTCGGTCCCGGCACAGCTGAAGCAGAATTGATTCCAAGTGACCACATGCTAAATAGCCATGGAACGGTTCACGGTGCCATTATCTTTTCACTTGCTGATTATGTATTCGCAGCAGCCAGCAATTCATATGGCAAAATAGCGGTTGGCGTTTCAAATAATATCAACTTCTTATCAGCTGGCAAACGGGGGGAGACTTTAACCGCTAAAGCGAAAGAGATAAAGAAAAACCATAAACTGGCATGGTATAAAATAGACGTGTTAAATGAAAGGGAATTGATCGCAACCATGGAGGCGATGGTATTCAGGAAAAATCAATATTTCGTCGACCATGTTGAATAA
- a CDS encoding cupin domain-containing protein, with product MDQNIILNKESIIEERVFEIDKIAKFDSNAPQKNYFYETDKTVGAVWCLEPEQEVYLHSHSNVDDIWVCIEGEGTYFPDLENEIAIRKGMVVLAKPNQIHGMRNTGNSRFMFVGFAAGALPMDITRY from the coding sequence ATGGACCAGAATATAATTTTGAACAAAGAGTCGATAATAGAGGAAAGAGTTTTTGAAATCGATAAAATAGCAAAATTCGATTCTAATGCACCACAAAAAAATTATTTCTATGAAACGGATAAAACTGTTGGGGCAGTTTGGTGTCTTGAACCTGAGCAGGAAGTATATTTACATTCTCATTCGAATGTTGATGATATTTGGGTTTGCATTGAGGGGGAAGGAACATACTTTCCTGATTTAGAGAATGAGATTGCGATCAGAAAAGGAATGGTAGTATTGGCCAAGCCTAATCAAATTCATGGAATGCGTAATACAGGAAACAGTCGATTCATGTTTGTAGGCTTTGCTGCAGGGGCATTGCCAATGGATATAACAAGATATTAG
- a CDS encoding uracil/xanthine transporter, with protein sequence MKQQGVTVTLLSSLQWLFFIFANTVVVPISVGAAFQLPSETIEMTIRCSFIFTGIASILQAWIGHRYPLLDSHSGLMWGLMINMGISASALGLDFATVGGGIATGILLAGAVTVLLAAFNLIYIIQKVIKPMVISVYIFLLTFQLIFIFFKGMFKITESGTIDLPVSLFSILIVIFVGFLRIKGGKILGNFSILIGIIVGWSLYRIIFPSDLPAASSSGMAFTFFPLGTPNLDIGIILVSFFAVLLNLTNSFASIQAVAEVYKEEVEHSQYRRSIFVTGIFAFISSIFGLVPFTPFTSTIGFLQSTKLFKREPFIISGFLFILLGVIPPLGRFLGTIPLTIGNAVLFVAYLQLFGTALNSLKGTLFNSETILRLAGPVLVGVSIMNIPPASFGSIPVLLQPFITNGLIMGVIISIFLEKLIDWNKLTNKLEVRQ encoded by the coding sequence ATGAAACAGCAAGGAGTTACTGTAACATTATTGTCCTCTTTACAGTGGCTTTTTTTTATTTTTGCCAATACGGTTGTCGTACCAATTTCTGTAGGAGCAGCATTCCAGCTTCCTTCAGAAACAATTGAAATGACGATAAGATGCTCCTTTATCTTTACAGGAATAGCCTCTATTCTGCAGGCCTGGATTGGGCATCGTTATCCATTATTGGACAGCCATTCGGGGCTAATGTGGGGTCTGATGATAAATATGGGCATCTCTGCATCTGCACTCGGATTGGATTTTGCAACCGTAGGAGGGGGAATTGCAACAGGTATTCTGCTGGCTGGAGCTGTAACCGTACTGCTTGCGGCATTTAACCTGATTTATATCATACAGAAAGTAATTAAGCCGATGGTGATAAGTGTTTATATATTTTTGCTAACCTTTCAGCTCATCTTTATTTTCTTCAAAGGTATGTTTAAAATAACCGAAAGTGGAACAATCGATCTCCCTGTCAGTTTGTTTTCAATCTTGATTGTCATCTTTGTTGGCTTTTTAAGGATTAAAGGAGGGAAAATACTAGGCAATTTCTCAATCCTAATCGGAATTATCGTAGGATGGTCATTATATCGAATTATTTTCCCTTCAGATCTTCCGGCGGCTAGCTCTTCAGGTATGGCATTCACTTTCTTTCCCCTTGGAACTCCAAACTTGGATATTGGTATTATTCTTGTCTCCTTTTTTGCGGTCCTTCTGAATTTAACGAATTCTTTCGCTTCTATTCAAGCTGTTGCAGAGGTTTACAAGGAAGAGGTGGAACATAGTCAATACAGGAGATCTATTTTTGTAACAGGTATATTTGCGTTTATCTCTTCGATTTTTGGCTTGGTCCCTTTTACACCATTTACATCTACAATAGGGTTTTTACAAAGTACCAAGTTATTTAAACGAGAGCCATTTATTATAAGCGGATTCTTGTTTATTCTCCTTGGAGTTATTCCGCCATTAGGGAGGTTCTTAGGAACCATACCACTAACAATAGGTAACGCTGTTTTATTTGTCGCATACCTTCAATTGTTTGGGACCGCATTAAACAGCCTAAAAGGAACGTTATTCAACTCTGAAACGATACTCCGTTTAGCGGGACCAGTCCTAGTTGGAGTCAGCATTATGAATATCCCGCCAGCATCATTCGGCAGTATTCCTGTCCTCTTGCAGCCTTTCATTACAAATGGTCTCATTATGGGTGTCATTATATCGATCTTTTTGGAAAAACTTATTGATTGGAATAAGTTAACGAATAAGTTGGAAGTCAGGCAGTAA
- a CDS encoding solute symporter family protein has translation MSILSLTLFLGIILLTLTITYYSSKKTKNASDFYTAGGGLTAWQNGLAVAGDFMSAASFLGITGAIALIGFDGFYMSIGNLVAFLVLLYLVSEPLRNLGKFTLADMISARFKSKKVRGIAAANTLVISIFYMIAQLVGAGGLIKLLLGIDYWLSVLLVGVLMTIYVIFGGMRATSWVQITKAVLLLGGSAVLTFIVFSRFNFNISEMFHHVQTATPLGKEFLNPGNKYTDGLDMISFNMSLVLGAAGLPHLLVRFFTVKDAATARKSVVYSTWFIGIFFIMTIFLGFGAASFVGFERIVEANSAGNMAAPLLALTMGGEFLFAFVSAVAFATILAVVSGLVLTSASAFAHDIYGEIIKEGKITEKQQILVARMASVGVAVISILLALFAQSMNVAFLSVLALGIAASANLPIILCTIYWKRFNATGAITGMLFGLLSSIILVMLSPNVWNPEPGMGIFTGNPLFTMSNPTIFTVPLGFIGAYLGTILSKAKDEENTFPEVLFKSNTGYGISSAKDH, from the coding sequence ATGAGCATTTTATCCCTCACACTTTTTTTGGGCATCATTTTGTTAACGCTTACAATAACCTATTACTCTTCTAAGAAGACGAAAAATGCCAGTGATTTTTATACTGCCGGCGGCGGATTGACAGCATGGCAAAATGGATTGGCCGTGGCAGGTGACTTTATGTCAGCCGCTTCTTTCCTGGGAATTACAGGTGCAATCGCACTTATTGGTTTCGATGGCTTTTACATGAGCATCGGGAACCTTGTTGCCTTTCTTGTCTTATTGTACCTTGTGTCGGAACCACTTCGCAATCTAGGTAAGTTTACGCTGGCAGACATGATTTCAGCACGCTTCAAATCAAAAAAAGTGCGAGGGATAGCTGCCGCCAATACACTTGTCATTTCAATCTTTTACATGATTGCACAACTTGTTGGTGCAGGGGGATTAATTAAACTGCTGCTCGGCATCGATTATTGGCTATCCGTCCTACTTGTCGGTGTATTGATGACGATTTATGTAATTTTCGGCGGGATGAGAGCGACAAGCTGGGTGCAGATCACCAAAGCGGTTCTCTTACTAGGCGGTTCCGCTGTGCTGACGTTCATCGTATTTTCCCGTTTTAATTTCAACATTTCAGAGATGTTCCATCATGTCCAAACTGCAACCCCACTCGGAAAGGAATTTTTGAATCCTGGAAATAAATACACCGATGGACTCGACATGATTTCATTTAATATGTCGCTTGTCCTTGGAGCAGCAGGCCTTCCGCATTTACTCGTCCGCTTCTTTACAGTAAAGGACGCAGCTACCGCAAGGAAATCCGTCGTTTATTCTACATGGTTTATAGGGATATTTTTCATCATGACGATTTTCCTTGGTTTCGGTGCTGCATCTTTCGTCGGTTTTGAGCGGATCGTCGAAGCAAACTCGGCTGGAAACATGGCCGCGCCCCTTCTTGCTTTAACCATGGGCGGTGAATTTTTATTCGCATTCGTTTCTGCTGTGGCATTTGCCACGATTTTAGCGGTTGTATCCGGTCTTGTTTTAACGTCAGCATCCGCTTTTGCACATGATATATACGGTGAAATCATCAAGGAAGGAAAGATTACGGAAAAACAGCAAATACTCGTCGCCCGAATGGCTTCTGTCGGCGTAGCTGTCATTTCGATTTTACTTGCATTATTTGCACAATCAATGAATGTCGCTTTTCTTTCAGTCCTCGCGCTTGGAATTGCTGCAAGTGCCAATTTACCGATCATCCTTTGCACAATATATTGGAAACGCTTCAACGCAACCGGAGCGATCACAGGAATGTTATTCGGGTTACTCAGTTCCATCATACTGGTCATGCTCAGTCCCAATGTATGGAATCCGGAACCAGGAATGGGTATATTCACAGGCAATCCCCTCTTCACGATGAGCAACCCGACCATTTTCACCGTACCGCTTGGCTTTATTGGAGCCTACTTAGGTACAATCTTGTCAAAGGCAAAAGATGAGGAAAACACTTTTCCTGAAGTACTGTTCAAATCTAACACAGGATATGGGATAAGTTCAGCAAAAGACCATTAA
- the paaK gene encoding phenylacetate--CoA ligase PaaK produces the protein MYNPEIETASRPEMESLQLARLKKTISHVYENVPYYREKFREMGLEPEDIQTLNDVMKLPFTKKQTLRDQYPFGLFAVPMEDVTRIHGSSGTSGKPTIVGYTKNDLENWATIVARGIVAAGGRKSDIFHNAYGYGLFTGGLGLHCGAEKLGVATVPISGGNTDRQITIINDFKPRGICGTPTYILNIAEKMEEMGIDPADNGLEYGIFGAEPWSEEMRATLERKLNLKAIDIYGLSEIMGPGVAIECHEAQDGLHIAEDHFLVEVINPDTLEPVKDGEDGELVFTSLTKEALPIIRYRTGDIASITHEPCKCGRTTTRMSRVKGRTDDMIIVRGVNVFPSEIERVLFQMEGIVPHYQIHLVKKGKMDGVELHIEIESGFYREIEEDLTHGNVAILRKTIQHHLKSACLVTMDVVVNIPKSIPRSEGKAIRVVDKRKDEVISL, from the coding sequence ATGTACAATCCGGAAATTGAAACGGCTTCGCGTCCTGAAATGGAAAGTTTACAATTGGCTCGCCTAAAAAAAACGATAAGCCATGTATATGAAAATGTACCTTATTACAGAGAAAAATTTAGGGAGATGGGCCTGGAACCAGAAGATATTCAAACTCTAAACGATGTGATGAAGCTTCCTTTTACAAAAAAACAGACTCTTCGCGATCAGTATCCATTCGGTTTATTCGCCGTTCCGATGGAGGATGTCACACGCATTCATGGTTCATCCGGAACAAGCGGAAAGCCTACAATTGTCGGGTATACGAAAAATGATTTGGAAAACTGGGCAACAATCGTCGCACGTGGAATTGTAGCTGCAGGAGGTCGCAAGTCAGATATTTTCCATAACGCATATGGATATGGTCTTTTTACCGGGGGCCTCGGTTTGCATTGCGGTGCAGAAAAACTAGGAGTTGCGACAGTGCCCATTTCAGGGGGGAATACCGATCGGCAGATTACGATCATCAATGATTTTAAACCACGCGGCATTTGTGGAACCCCCACTTATATTTTGAATATCGCCGAAAAGATGGAAGAGATGGGGATTGATCCTGCAGATAATGGGCTTGAGTATGGGATTTTCGGAGCTGAGCCATGGTCAGAGGAAATGAGGGCAACACTTGAGAGAAAACTGAATTTGAAAGCCATCGATATTTACGGACTAAGTGAAATCATGGGGCCTGGAGTTGCGATTGAATGCCATGAAGCACAGGATGGACTGCATATCGCAGAAGACCATTTTCTTGTCGAGGTCATTAACCCGGACACGCTTGAACCAGTGAAGGACGGCGAAGATGGGGAACTTGTCTTTACCAGCCTTACAAAGGAAGCGCTGCCAATCATTCGTTATCGGACGGGTGATATCGCCTCAATTACCCATGAACCGTGTAAATGCGGGCGTACCACAACAAGAATGTCCCGTGTTAAAGGCAGGACGGATGATATGATCATAGTAAGGGGAGTGAATGTATTTCCATCTGAAATTGAGCGTGTATTATTCCAAATGGAGGGAATTGTGCCTCATTATCAGATTCATCTCGTTAAGAAGGGGAAAATGGATGGTGTTGAACTGCATATTGAAATTGAAAGCGGTTTCTACAGGGAGATTGAAGAAGACTTAACGCATGGAAATGTTGCTATATTAAGGAAAACGATTCAGCATCATTTAAAATCTGCATGTCTTGTAACGATGGATGTTGTTGTCAACATTCCAAAAAGCATACCCCGTTCAGAAGGAAAAGCCATTCGTGTCGTTGATAAGCGGAAGGATGAAGTCATTAGTTTATAA